The genomic DNA AACAGATGAAAGGGGGTAGCGCTAATGACTATTGTAGCAATTGCGGCGGAGTATAACCCGTTTCACAACGGGCATGCCTATCACATCGCCAAAACGCGTGAAGCGGGGGCAACGCATATCGTCGCGATTATGAGCGGCAATTTTACCCAGCGCGGAACCCCTGCCATTGCAGAGAAACGAGCTCGTGTCAGGTCGGCGCTTGCGGGCGGCGCCGATCTGATACTGGAGCTGCCGCTCCCCTATGCCATGGCGACCGCACAGCGCTTTGCGCTTGGCGTCGCGGGCATCGCAGAAGGAATGGGATGTGTCGATGTCTTGTCCTTTGGCAGCGAGTCCGGCTATCTTTCAATATTAAAAGCGGCTGCGAATGCGGTGGATAGCGCCCCCGTGTGTGAGCGCATGACTCAGTTGCTTTCAACCGGAATCACCTTTGCGCGTGCGCGGCAGCAGGCGGTCAGCGAACTTTGTGGTGACGAAATTGCCGAAACACTCGGCAGCCCCAACGACGCGCTGGCGGTGGAATATATCCGTCAGCTCAAACTCATGGGCAGCCGCATTGTGCCGTTCGCTGTTGTAAGAAACGGCGCTAGGCACGACGACGTTGTTGCAAAAGGCGAAATGGCCTCGGCCTCTTTTTTGCGGGCGCTGATGCGCAGCGGTGGCGTTGCGGCTATTTCCGATTTTATGCCAGAGGGGGCGCATGCAGCTCTTGGGGCTGCCGTACAGGAATCGCTGGCGCCGTTTGACGAGAAAAAGCTGCAAGCCATGATGCTCGGCGTACTGCGCCGCATGACGGCTGAGGAAATATCTCGTGTGCCCGATCTCTCCGAAGGGCTTGAAAACCGTATCTATGCAGCCATCCGACAGGCGTGCAGCGTTGAAGAAATCTACACGCTGGCAAAGTCCAAGCGCTACACCGCGGCCAGAATCCGCCGGGTGGTCATGTCGGCGTTTTTAGGGCTGGAATCCATCTATGGTGAGCAAAAGCCGCCCTACATCCGCGTGCTGGGCTTTAACACGCGTGGTCGAGAGATACTCTCGCGCATGAAGGAGACCGCCACGTTGCCGGTGTCCGACTCGCTGGCCTATTTGAGCCGCGTCAACGAGGTGTGCGCTGCCTTTGTCGAGCTGGAAGCACGCGCAACCGATATTTATCTGTTGGGACTGCCGGTCATCCGCCCCTGCGGTTATGATTACGTGGCCGACAGCGTCCGTGATATTTAAACTGTAATGACCTAAAGACGAAAGGAAGGGTAAGCTATGAAATCTATTTTGATGCTTTTAGATAAGAACGCCAGAATGTCCCATGAGGATATTGCCACGGCGACCGGCAAGACCGTCGACGAGGTGAAGGCCGAAATTAAGGCCTATGAAGAAAACGGCACCATCAAGGGCTATACCACCCTTGTCGACTGGGAAAAGACCGACCGCAACTATGTGACGGCTCAGATCGCGGTCAAGATTTTACTAAACGGAAAAAGGGGCTTTGACGACATTGCCGAGCAGTTGGCCAGCTTTGAAGAGGTTGAGACGGTGACGCTGATGAGCGGAGGCTACGACCTTTCGCTGACCGTTTCAGGCAAGACCTTTCAGGAGGTTGCCATGTTCGTTGCCTCGCGTCTTTCCCCGCTTGAAGGGGTGCAGTCCACCTCCACAACCTTTTTGCTCAAGACTTACAAAGAGCGGGGCATAGCCACTAAAAAAGATAAAGATATGCGGGAGGTGCGGGTTTGATCAATTATGATAAAGTGCTGTCACAGACGGTCAAAGACATCAAGCCTTCGGGCATACGACGCTTTTTTAACCTTGCGAACGAAATGGAAAACGTCATTTCGCTCGGTGTTGGCGAACCCGACTTTAAAACGCCGTGGGCGGTGCGCCGCGCGGGTATACAGGCGCTTGAGGCAGGCAAAACCTGGTACACCGCCAACGCGGGCATGGCGGAGCTGAAAAGCGAAATTTCTAACTATATGGCTCGCCGCTTTCAATTAAATTATAAGCCTGACGAGCTTTTTGTCACAGTGGGCGGCTCTGAGGCGATTGATATGTGTATTCGTGCGCTTGTTGAGCCGGGCGATGAGGTTATGGTGTGCGAGCCGAGCTTTGTGTGCTATTCGCCGATTGCGGCGCTCTCGCAAGCCAAGGTGGTGCCAATTGCCACCAAGGCCGAAAACGGCTTTTCGCTGACCCCCGAGGAACTCAAAGCCGCAATTTCGCCCAAATCTAAGCTTTTGATTATGCCGTTCCCTTCCAACCCCACCGGCGGCATCATGACAAAAGAACAGCTTGAAGCGATCGCCGACGTGCTGCGCGGCACCGATATCATGGTGCTTTCCGACGAGATTTATGGCGAACTGACTTACGGCGGCATCAAACATTATTCTCTGGCTAATATCCCTGATATGTGGGAGCGCACCATCGTGGTCAACGGCTTCTCGAAGGCCTATGCCATGACTGGCTGGCGCTTGGGCTACGCTTGTGGCCCCAAGCCGATCATTGACCAGATGCTCAAAATTCACCAGTACGCCGTTATGTGCGCGCCCACCGTCAGCCAGTTTGCCGCCATTGTGGCGATGAAAAGCTGTGACGACGCCATCGCAGAAATGCGCGACGAATATGACATGCGCCGCCGCATGCTAGTGGATCGCCTAAACGCGATGGGCCTGACCTGTTTTGAGCCCAGGGGCGCATTTTACGTCTTCCCAAGCATCAAATCCACCGGCTTGACCAGTGCCGAATTTTGCGAGCAGCTTTTAAACGCCAAGCGGGTCGCGGTTATTCCGGGTGACGCGTTCGGTGAATGTGGCGAGGGGTATGTCCGCATCTCTTATTCCTACTCGATGGAGCATCTCATCACCGCGCTTGAACGCATTGCGGAATTTTTGAAGGAAATCAAATGAGATGACAGAATCTATTACCGCAAAAGCTTTTGGAAAAATTAATATGACTCTTGCGATCACCGGCCGACGTGACGACGGCTATCACACGTTGTGTTCGGTAATGCAGAGCATTTCGATTTGTAATGTGGTCAAGGTTTTTAAAACCGAGGGCGGGGGCGTCACACTTAATTGTGACGACCCCGCTTTACCGACCGACGAACGCAATACAGCCTATCGCGCGGCACAGACCTTTTTATGTCATGCGGGGCTACCGCGGCGCAGCGGCATCTTTGTCAAGCTGCAAAAACGGGTGCCGTATCAGGCGGGCTTAGGCTCGGCCAGCGCCGACGCCGCAGGGGTGCTTGCCGCCTGCAATGTGCTGTTTGGGCAGCCGTTTTCTCAGCAGCATCTACTGGAGATTGCCGCAAAAATCGGGGCGGATGTGCCGTTTTGCCTCACCGGTGGAACCAAACTTGCCGAGGGCATCGGCGATATTTTTACCCCGCTGCCCAATTGCCCCGACTGCACACTGCTGATTCTGCATCCCGGTGAGGGCGTTTCCACGCCAGAGGCGTACCGGCGGTTCGACGCGCTGCAAAATCCGGTTCAGCCGCAAGCCCAACCCATGATAGCGGCGCTACATAGCGGCGATCTGCATCAGGTCGCCACAGCCTGTGGCAATGTGTTTGAGCAGTGCTGCCCCGTGGCTGCGGTTGCAGAGATGAAGGCGGCGCTATTGAGAGCGGGCGCACTTGGCAGCGCTATGAGC from Oscillospiraceae bacterium MB24-C1 includes the following:
- a CDS encoding Lrp/AsnC family transcriptional regulator gives rise to the protein MKSILMLLDKNARMSHEDIATATGKTVDEVKAEIKAYEENGTIKGYTTLVDWEKTDRNYVTAQIAVKILLNGKRGFDDIAEQLASFEEVETVTLMSGGYDLSLTVSGKTFQEVAMFVASRLSPLEGVQSTSTTFLLKTYKERGIATKKDKDMREVRV
- a CDS encoding aminotransferase class I/II-fold pyridoxal phosphate-dependent enzyme, translated to MNYDKVLSQTVKDIKPSGIRRFFNLANEMENVISLGVGEPDFKTPWAVRRAGIQALEAGKTWYTANAGMAELKSEISNYMARRFQLNYKPDELFVTVGGSEAIDMCIRALVEPGDEVMVCEPSFVCYSPIAALSQAKVVPIATKAENGFSLTPEELKAAISPKSKLLIMPFPSNPTGGIMTKEQLEAIADVLRGTDIMVLSDEIYGELTYGGIKHYSLANIPDMWERTIVVNGFSKAYAMTGWRLGYACGPKPIIDQMLKIHQYAVMCAPTVSQFAAIVAMKSCDDAIAEMRDEYDMRRRMLVDRLNAMGLTCFEPRGAFYVFPSIKSTGLTSAEFCEQLLNAKRVAVIPGDAFGECGEGYVRISYSYSMEHLITALERIAEFLKEIK
- the ispE gene encoding 4-(cytidine 5'-diphospho)-2-C-methyl-D-erythritol kinase, with the protein product MTESITAKAFGKINMTLAITGRRDDGYHTLCSVMQSISICNVVKVFKTEGGGVTLNCDDPALPTDERNTAYRAAQTFLCHAGLPRRSGIFVKLQKRVPYQAGLGSASADAAGVLAACNVLFGQPFSQQHLLEIAAKIGADVPFCLTGGTKLAEGIGDIFTPLPNCPDCTLLILHPGEGVSTPEAYRRFDALQNPVQPQAQPMIAALHSGDLHQVATACGNVFEQCCPVAAVAEMKAALLRAGALGSAMSGSGTAVFGLFADALSAQRAREALLPFGWKSWLANPVNCGVLVE
- a CDS encoding nucleotidyltransferase family protein, with protein sequence MTIVAIAAEYNPFHNGHAYHIAKTREAGATHIVAIMSGNFTQRGTPAIAEKRARVRSALAGGADLILELPLPYAMATAQRFALGVAGIAEGMGCVDVLSFGSESGYLSILKAAANAVDSAPVCERMTQLLSTGITFARARQQAVSELCGDEIAETLGSPNDALAVEYIRQLKLMGSRIVPFAVVRNGARHDDVVAKGEMASASFLRALMRSGGVAAISDFMPEGAHAALGAAVQESLAPFDEKKLQAMMLGVLRRMTAEEISRVPDLSEGLENRIYAAIRQACSVEEIYTLAKSKRYTAARIRRVVMSAFLGLESIYGEQKPPYIRVLGFNTRGREILSRMKETATLPVSDSLAYLSRVNEVCAAFVELEARATDIYLLGLPVIRPCGYDYVADSVRDI